The proteins below come from a single Oscillatoria salina IIICB1 genomic window:
- a CDS encoding DUF433 domain-containing protein — protein MDYQNIITIEPGKRSGKPCIRGMRITVYDILEYLAGGMTEAEILEDFSELTSEDIKACLAFAADREKKLFLASL, from the coding sequence ATGGACTACCAAAATATTATTACAATTGAGCCTGGAAAACGTAGTGGCAAACCGTGTATTCGAGGAATGCGTATTACTGTGTATGATATTTTAGAGTATTTAGCAGGTGGTATGACTGAAGCCGAAATTCTCGAAGATTTTTCTGAACTTACTTCAGAAGATATCAAAGCTTGTCTTGCTTTTGCCGCCGATCGTGAGAAAAAGTTATTTTTAGCATCGTTATGA
- a CDS encoding DUF5615 family PIN-like protein, which yields MKLLLDENISDRIINRIIDLYPDSHHVKSLGMTNTDDVVIWEYAKMNDFVIVSKDSDFHQRSLLYGHPPKFIYLRIGNSPTSKIVQILRDNFETILKFADRETESILVLM from the coding sequence ATGAAACTGCTACTAGACGAAAATATTTCCGATCGGATTATTAACAGAATTATTGATTTGTATCCAGATTCCCACCACGTTAAAAGCTTGGGAATGACTAATACTGATGATGTTGTTATCTGGGAGTATGCAAAAATGAATGATTTTGTGATTGTTTCTAAAGATTCGGACTTTCATCAACGTAGTTTGCTTTACGGACATCCACCAAAATTCATTTATCTTCGGATAGGAAATAGTCCAACTTCCAAAATTGTACAGATTTTGAGAGATAATTTTGAGACTATCCTGAAATTTGCCGATCGCGAAACAGAAAGTATTTTGGTGTTAATGTAG
- the ureC gene encoding urease subunit alpha, translating into MSYRMDRRAYAETFGPTVGDCVRLADTDLIIAVERDFTTYGDEVKFGGGKVIRDGMGQSPISRADGAVDLVITNALILDWWGIVKADIGIKDGKIAKIGKAGNPHIQDNVDIIIGPATEAIAGEGMILTAGGIDSHIHFICPQQIECAIASGITTMIGGGTGPATGTNATTCTPGEWNIYRMLQAADAFPVNLGFLGKGNSSQPQGLVEQIQAGVMGLKLHEDWGTTPAAIDTCLTVADEYDIQVAIHTDTLNEAGFVENTIAAFQNRVIHTYHTEGAGGGHAPDIIKVCGEANVLPSSTNPTRPYTTNTLEEHLDMLMVCHHLDKSIPEDVAFAESRIRRETIAAEDILHDLGAFSMIASDSQAMGRVGEVIIRTWQTAHKMKVQRGQLNSPEDLDIENDNFRAKRYVAKYTINPAITHGISDYVGSVEAGKLADLCLWKPAFFGVKPEIVIKGGAIAYAQMGDANASIPTPQPIHIRPMFASFGGARFATSLTFVSQAALEREIPTQINLQKTAVAVKNTRQLSKRDLKLNEALPTIEVDPETYEVRANGELLTCEPASVLPMAQRYFLF; encoded by the coding sequence ATGAGTTATCGCATGGATCGCCGCGCCTATGCGGAAACTTTTGGTCCGACGGTGGGCGATTGCGTTCGTCTCGCGGATACAGATCTCATTATCGCTGTGGAACGAGATTTTACCACTTATGGTGACGAAGTTAAGTTCGGCGGTGGTAAAGTAATTCGTGATGGGATGGGACAATCGCCGATTTCTCGCGCTGATGGGGCGGTGGATTTGGTCATCACTAATGCTTTAATTTTAGATTGGTGGGGCATTGTTAAAGCTGATATTGGCATTAAAGACGGCAAAATCGCCAAAATTGGGAAAGCGGGAAATCCTCATATTCAAGATAATGTTGACATAATTATCGGTCCTGCGACAGAAGCGATCGCGGGAGAGGGAATGATTCTCACTGCGGGTGGTATCGACTCCCACATTCACTTTATTTGTCCCCAACAAATCGAATGCGCGATCGCCTCGGGAATTACGACTATGATTGGTGGTGGTACGGGTCCCGCGACGGGTACAAATGCTACTACTTGTACTCCTGGGGAATGGAATATCTACCGAATGTTACAAGCGGCTGATGCTTTCCCCGTCAATTTAGGTTTCCTCGGAAAAGGTAACAGCAGCCAACCTCAAGGTTTAGTCGAACAAATCCAAGCGGGCGTAATGGGTTTAAAATTACATGAAGATTGGGGAACCACTCCCGCAGCGATCGATACTTGTTTAACAGTCGCCGATGAATATGATATTCAAGTAGCGATTCATACCGACACACTCAACGAAGCAGGTTTTGTCGAAAATACGATCGCCGCTTTCCAAAATCGCGTTATTCATACATACCACACTGAAGGCGCAGGTGGAGGACACGCCCCTGATATTATCAAAGTTTGTGGGGAAGCTAATGTTTTACCTTCTTCAACTAATCCCACTCGCCCTTATACTACAAATACTTTAGAAGAACATTTAGATATGCTGATGGTGTGTCATCACCTCGATAAAAGCATACCTGAAGATGTTGCTTTTGCTGAGTCGAGAATTCGTCGCGAAACGATCGCGGCTGAAGATATTTTGCACGATTTAGGTGCATTTAGTATGATTGCTTCCGATTCTCAAGCAATGGGAAGAGTTGGCGAAGTAATTATTCGGACTTGGCAAACAGCACATAAAATGAAAGTACAGCGAGGACAGCTTAATTCTCCTGAAGATTTAGACATTGAAAACGACAATTTTCGGGCAAAAAGATACGTGGCGAAATATACGATTAATCCGGCAATAACTCATGGAATTTCCGATTATGTCGGTTCGGTAGAAGCGGGTAAATTAGCCGATTTGTGTCTCTGGAAACCCGCCTTTTTTGGGGTTAAACCCGAAATTGTGATTAAAGGAGGTGCGATCGCTTACGCGCAAATGGGCGATGCAAATGCTTCTATTCCTACACCGCAACCGATTCATATACGTCCCATGTTTGCTAGTTTTGGCGGCGCCAGATTTGCTACCTCTCTTACTTTTGTCTCTCAAGCAGCATTGGAGCGCGAAATTCCTACCCAAATTAACTTACAAAAAACCGCCGTTGCTGTTAAAAATACCCGTCAATTAAGCAAGCGAGATTTGAAATTAAATGAAGCTTTACCAACAATTGAAGTCGATCCCGAAACTTACGAAGTTAGGGCAAATGGCGAATTATTAACTTGCGAACCTGCTTCAGTTTTACCTATGGCGCAAAGATATTTTCTTTTTTAG
- a CDS encoding PAS domain-containing protein, with the protein MFQVQTNSLEVGRQIPLGEELWYASIFDEMDEVVWSIDANTNEIVYLNRAAEKLYGREIQAFYSNPELRLEVIIPEARNRVRDYVARVGKEKNQLETVYQIIKPSGEIRIVKDKTWAIADEEGKAQRIISLVKDITENVKYQEEHLRFQKLTANLPGIIYQYILHLDGRQEISYISPSCQEIYEIAPEAIQENINLIWDIVHPEDINNLQETIAISAETLQFWQCQWRIITQSGKLKWLSGVAQPEKQANGEIIWDGIFIDVSDRKKIEKERNELIVSMAKGEARYRSVLSAMSDGIIVQDTEGLILECNTSAERILGLTGEQIMGMKTLSAGGIAIAEDGSPLSEAEQPLTVTRKTGKPITNAVMGIAKPDRPITWILVNTQILLSPGSKKFSGIVASIKDITELHQAQKALKISTERLQLALEAANDGLWDGNLVTGELYLSDRWKQILGYNQSEIVNSMDSWQQLLHPEDKQVVLNLLEDHLAGNSPDFQAEYRMQTKSGDWKWILARGKVVESDFTGKPVRIIGTQRDISDRKAAEFALRHSQHQLEEAQRISRIGNWEYDLTTEQVTWSEELFRIFGLDPQQGAPSYSELIEKYHPEDRSIFQAKVEKAITEGKPYQLDLRFYRSDGELRYIVGWGEPVLNAEGTVVRLFGAGMDITERKQGELAIARSEARYRDLAQREALLNRLSCLIRNSLDLDTILETTVREIYNHLQVDICAFGWYRYELVEPVWEIFKEAKHPATNSVLGTYPVELYRETSVKLLQLETYQLDDINTARDLALRELLTSLGATAFISLPIATTSGCLGSLHCLRCGENQPWQTKDLELLQAVATQLAIAINQAFLYNQSREATRQAEAKTQQLEQTLIELQRTQAQLVQTEKMSSLGQMVAGVAHEINNPVSFIYGNISHAIEYTADLLKIIELYQDTYPQPTPEIEAEIAATDLDFLVADLPKVLDSMKVGAVRIKEIVQSLRTFSRLDEAEMKAVDLHENIDSTIVILQNRLKAKSDRPEIIIKKNYGNLPKVECCAGQLNQVFMNLIGNAIDALEERSRDRTTDEIKAKPSTISISTLVLPSNRVQIRIADNGNGMNPETIARIFDPFYTTKPIGKGTGLGLSISHSIIVEKHGGSLRCVSELGVGTEFAIEIPIHPLS; encoded by the coding sequence ATGTTTCAAGTCCAGACAAACTCTTTAGAGGTTGGTCGTCAAATCCCTCTTGGAGAAGAATTATGGTATGCCAGCATCTTCGACGAAATGGACGAAGTAGTTTGGTCTATAGATGCAAATACTAACGAGATAGTTTATCTTAACAGAGCGGCTGAAAAATTATACGGTCGAGAAATTCAAGCATTTTATAGTAACCCAGAATTAAGATTAGAAGTTATTATTCCAGAAGCAAGAAATCGCGTCAGGGATTATGTGGCTCGGGTAGGAAAAGAAAAAAATCAACTTGAGACAGTATATCAGATAATTAAACCATCAGGAGAAATACGGATAGTAAAAGATAAAACTTGGGCGATCGCCGACGAAGAAGGCAAAGCGCAACGGATTATCAGTCTGGTAAAAGATATTACCGAAAATGTCAAGTATCAGGAAGAGCATCTGCGTTTCCAAAAGTTAACTGCTAATTTACCAGGAATAATTTATCAATATATACTTCACCTCGACGGAAGACAAGAAATTTCTTATATTAGTCCTAGTTGTCAAGAAATATATGAAATAGCGCCAGAAGCAATCCAGGAAAATATCAATTTAATTTGGGACATAGTTCATCCGGAAGATATCAATAACTTGCAAGAAACGATCGCCATCTCCGCAGAAACGTTACAATTTTGGCAATGTCAGTGGCGGATTATTACTCAGTCTGGGAAACTGAAATGGTTATCGGGCGTAGCCCAACCAGAAAAGCAAGCTAACGGAGAGATTATTTGGGATGGAATCTTTATTGATGTTAGCGATCGCAAAAAGATCGAAAAAGAACGTAATGAATTAATCGTCTCGATGGCAAAAGGTGAAGCACGTTATCGTTCGGTCTTAAGTGCCATGAGTGATGGGATAATAGTGCAAGATACGGAAGGCTTAATTCTCGAATGTAATACTAGCGCCGAACGCATTCTCGGTTTGACTGGGGAACAAATTATGGGGATGAAGACTCTCAGCGCAGGTGGAATCGCGATCGCCGAAGACGGTTCGCCCCTTTCCGAAGCAGAACAACCCCTTACCGTTACCCGTAAAACAGGTAAACCAATTACTAATGCTGTTATGGGGATCGCCAAACCCGATCGTCCTATTACCTGGATTTTGGTCAATACCCAGATTTTATTATCTCCTGGGAGCAAAAAATTTTCCGGAATTGTCGCTTCGATTAAAGATATCACCGAACTGCATCAAGCCCAAAAAGCTTTAAAAATCAGCACCGAACGCTTGCAATTAGCTTTAGAAGCAGCCAACGATGGACTCTGGGATGGGAATTTAGTTACAGGAGAACTGTATTTAAGCGATCGCTGGAAACAAATCTTGGGCTACAACCAATCAGAAATTGTCAATAGCATGGATTCTTGGCAACAATTACTCCATCCTGAAGATAAGCAAGTAGTTCTCAACTTACTTGAAGATCATTTAGCCGGAAATTCCCCCGATTTCCAAGCCGAATATCGAATGCAGACTAAATCGGGCGACTGGAAATGGATTTTAGCTCGCGGTAAAGTAGTTGAATCAGACTTTACAGGTAAACCCGTCCGGATAATTGGTACTCAGCGCGATATTAGCGATCGCAAAGCTGCTGAATTTGCTTTGCGTCACAGCCAACACCAATTAGAAGAAGCCCAAAGAATCTCCCGCATTGGTAACTGGGAATATGACCTCACTACAGAACAAGTTACTTGGAGTGAAGAACTTTTCCGCATTTTTGGTTTAGATCCCCAACAAGGCGCACCTAGTTACTCGGAACTAATTGAAAAATATCATCCCGAAGATCGTAGCATCTTTCAAGCAAAAGTCGAAAAAGCGATTACTGAAGGTAAACCTTATCAACTTGATTTGCGTTTTTATCGCAGCGATGGCGAACTAAGATACATCGTTGGTTGGGGAGAACCTGTCCTTAACGCTGAAGGTACTGTAGTGCGCTTGTTTGGCGCAGGAATGGACATCACCGAACGCAAACAAGGAGAATTAGCGATCGCGCGCTCTGAAGCTAGATATCGAGACTTAGCCCAAAGAGAAGCCTTACTCAATCGCTTAAGCTGTTTGATTCGTAATTCCCTCGATTTAGATACTATTCTCGAAACTACTGTCCGCGAAATTTATAATCATTTGCAGGTCGATATTTGCGCCTTTGGCTGGTATCGTTACGAACTCGTCGAACCTGTTTGGGAAATCTTTAAAGAAGCTAAACATCCTGCAACAAATAGTGTTTTAGGTACTTATCCAGTCGAATTATATCGAGAAACATCGGTCAAATTATTACAGCTAGAAACTTATCAGCTCGATGACATTAACACAGCAAGAGATTTAGCACTCCGGGAATTATTAACTTCTCTCGGCGCCACAGCTTTTATTTCTTTACCAATTGCCACTACATCTGGTTGTCTCGGTTCGTTACATTGCTTGCGCTGTGGCGAAAATCAACCTTGGCAAACCAAGGATTTAGAATTATTGCAAGCAGTGGCTACTCAATTGGCGATCGCTATTAATCAAGCTTTTCTCTACAATCAATCCCGGGAAGCTACTCGACAAGCAGAAGCTAAAACTCAACAACTCGAACAAACTTTGATCGAGTTACAACGCACTCAAGCTCAACTCGTACAAACTGAAAAAATGTCCTCCCTCGGACAAATGGTTGCCGGTGTCGCTCACGAAATTAATAATCCAGTAAGTTTTATTTACGGCAATATTTCCCACGCGATTGAATATACTGCTGATTTATTGAAAATTATCGAACTTTATCAAGATACCTATCCTCAACCTACCCCAGAAATTGAAGCTGAAATTGCAGCTACTGACTTGGATTTTTTAGTTGCAGATTTGCCGAAAGTCTTGGATTCGATGAAAGTAGGAGCCGTGCGCATTAAAGAAATTGTACAATCTTTGCGTACTTTTTCCCGTCTCGATGAAGCAGAAATGAAAGCTGTCGATCTCCACGAAAATATCGACAGCACGATCGTGATTTTGCAAAATCGGCTCAAAGCCAAATCCGATCGCCCAGAAATAATTATTAAAAAAAATTACGGTAACTTGCCAAAAGTAGAATGTTGTGCAGGTCAACTAAATCAAGTTTTTATGAATTTGATCGGTAATGCTATTGACGCTCTCGAAGAACGATCTCGCGATCGTACCACTGACGAAATAAAAGCCAAACCCAGTACCATTAGCATCTCAACTTTGGTTCTACCGAGCAACCGCGTCCAAATTCGGATTGCTGATAATGGAAATGGGATGAATCCGGAAACGATCGCCAGAATCTTTGACCCATTTTATACTACTAAACCCATCGGTAAAGGCACGGGTTTAGGTTTGTCTATCTCTCACTCAATTATCGTCGAAAAACATGGCGGTAGTCTGCGTTGTGTCTCTGAGTTAGGAGTCGGGACTGAATTCGCGATCGAAATTCCCATCCATCCACTTTCTTAA